One Moorella sp. E308F genomic region harbors:
- a CDS encoding HNH endonuclease, giving the protein MSFNPGLKPGDTIDNQRLTEIFRCSRQGGMRRSHQTNTLVIVSDHTRSIYEDRWIGDIFHYTGMGKRGDQDLNFMQNKTLAESRYSGVEVHLFEVFVPGQYTYIGQVELAGEPYQERQTDADGNLRNVWIFPLRLVDAAATVAIPAEIIYKTQEEKAKQARKLDEKELQRRIQFSRPEAASRKVTTTTYERNPYVAEYARRRANGRCQLCHQPAPFLNPDGEPFLEVHHIVWLSRGGEDTINNTVALCPNCHRKMHVLDLAADREKLRREISDEVNM; this is encoded by the coding sequence ATGAGTTTTAACCCGGGCCTAAAACCCGGTGACACCATCGATAACCAGCGCCTAACAGAAATATTTCGCTGCAGTCGTCAGGGTGGCATGCGGCGCTCCCACCAAACCAATACTTTAGTCATTGTATCCGATCATACCCGCTCCATCTATGAAGACCGCTGGATAGGGGATATATTCCACTATACAGGCATGGGTAAGCGGGGTGATCAAGATCTAAATTTTATGCAGAATAAAACCCTGGCCGAATCACGTTATAGTGGAGTAGAAGTCCACCTTTTTGAGGTATTTGTACCAGGACAATATACATACATCGGTCAGGTAGAATTAGCTGGAGAACCCTATCAGGAACGTCAAACAGATGCTGATGGTAACCTGCGTAACGTATGGATTTTCCCTTTAAGGCTAGTAGATGCGGCAGCTACCGTAGCTATCCCTGCAGAAATTATATACAAAACACAGGAAGAAAAAGCAAAACAGGCCAGAAAACTGGATGAGAAAGAACTTCAGCGCCGCATCCAGTTCTCCCGTCCCGAAGCAGCCTCAAGAAAAGTAACCACAACCACCTATGAACGCAACCCCTATGTAGCTGAATACGCCCGGCGACGGGCAAATGGGAGATGTCAACTCTGCCATCAACCCGCGCCTTTTTTAAACCCAGACGGAGAACCCTTTTTAGAAGTTCACCATATTGTCTGGCTTTCCCGCGGCGGGGAAGATACCATAAATAACACCGTCGCCCTTTGTCCCAACTGCCACCGTAAGATGCATGTTTTGGATCTGGCAGCTGATAGGGAGAAGTTGAGAAGGGAGATAAGCGATGAAGTAAATATGTAA
- a CDS encoding N-acetylmuramoyl-L-alanine amidase translates to MFRRGRPSAGPALISTPLATSFRIQVQMGTDTNGQPVYRKRSYSRVKPAAADLDIPGAHCRDAGMNFKSAGVAVIGNLMDRPPTPEQWKLLIGLVRELCRRYSVPPGRVLGHSEVPGAATDCPGRHMDMARLREEIASAGEDDSRKEAAAPGKSGGEGGGASETCLSEKAKPLKGRKAIMQINEGKCIAFHSKFAAISK, encoded by the coding sequence ATTTTTCGGCGGGGCCGTCCTTCAGCCGGTCCGGCCCTTATCAGCACGCCCCTGGCCACGTCCTTCCGCATCCAGGTGCAGATGGGGACCGATACAAACGGCCAGCCCGTTTACCGGAAGCGTTCCTACAGCCGGGTGAAACCTGCGGCCGCGGACCTCGACATACCCGGCGCCCACTGCCGGGACGCGGGGATGAACTTCAAGTCCGCCGGCGTGGCCGTCATCGGCAACCTCATGGACCGCCCGCCCACCCCGGAACAGTGGAAATTACTTATCGGGCTGGTGCGGGAGCTGTGCCGGCGCTACAGCGTCCCGCCGGGGCGGGTCCTGGGCCACAGCGAGGTGCCGGGCGCGGCGACTGATTGCCCGGGGCGGCATATGGATATGGCGCGGTTGAGAGAAGAGATAGCCTCAGCAGGTGAGGACGACAGCAGAAAAGAAGCCGCAGCGCCGGGAAAAAGCGGAGGAGAAGGCGGCGGGGCATCAGAAACCTGCCTGTCTGAAAAGGCGAAACCCTTGAAGGGGCGGAAAGCGATAATGCAGATTAATGAAGGAAAATGTATAGCCTTTCACTCTAAGTTTGCCGCCATATCGAAATAG
- a CDS encoding potassium channel family protein has protein sequence MRIVVVGGGKVGYQVAKQCAAWGCKVVMVEHDQEKGEKIKQELGLPVVIGDGTSSQVLKKAGAENADIVIAITDDDQDNLVICQLAERQFKAKRTLALVNNPGNEKLFRWLGVNQVIGPASLILGLIQERVDMDATTALWMQGIKDLKMIQFKLGPDAPVLERKIKEIPFPNECILVTIVRGDTAIVPCGNTVLEAGDLVFALTNPAVQAEVEYILMGKVENGEG, from the coding sequence ATGAGGATTGTTGTAGTCGGTGGTGGTAAGGTTGGCTACCAGGTAGCCAAACAGTGTGCCGCCTGGGGCTGTAAAGTAGTGATGGTGGAACATGACCAGGAAAAGGGTGAGAAAATTAAGCAGGAACTCGGCCTACCGGTAGTAATTGGTGACGGCACCAGTTCGCAGGTACTCAAAAAGGCCGGAGCTGAAAATGCTGATATAGTTATTGCTATTACGGATGACGACCAGGATAACCTGGTAATCTGCCAGCTGGCAGAGCGCCAGTTTAAAGCCAAACGTACCCTGGCCCTGGTAAATAATCCTGGTAATGAGAAGCTCTTCCGCTGGCTAGGGGTCAACCAGGTAATTGGCCCGGCATCCCTTATCCTGGGATTAATCCAGGAAAGGGTGGATATGGATGCGACTACGGCTCTGTGGATGCAGGGCATTAAAGATTTAAAAATGATCCAGTTTAAACTTGGTCCTGATGCCCCTGTCCTGGAGCGGAAAATAAAGGAGATACCCTTTCCCAACGAATGTATCCTGGTAACCATTGTCCGCGGTGATACGGCCATTGTCCCTTGTGGCAATACGGTCCTGGAAGCAGGGGACCTGGTCTTTGCTCTCACTAATCCGGCTGTCCAGGCGGAGGTGGAGTATATCCTGATGGGCAAGGTCGAAAATGGGGAAGGGTGA
- a CDS encoding Druantia anti-phage system protein DruA → MARTVSLLEFRILSELHSHLQKLGFSTDKNGNLIPPGQSKEALRGLHYAQREEVLKKQSDFVARAWVRLSKYFADGRKVEPEKISPSLELVEGEGWRRDLFKLATLSWSVPVSNGYGRRMRFLVWDEHNGKLMGIIALGDPVFNLKARDNLIGWTAQDRKERLVNVMDAYVLGAVPPYSYILGGKLVACLVRTREVVEIFSRRYSERSGIISKQNKNAQLVLVTTTSALGRSSIYNRLKLNNQVYFEPIGYTEGWGHFHIPDSIFDLMCKYLESTGDDYVKSYSFGKGPNWRFRVIRRCIEKIGFNSDILKHGVKRQIFACRVADNAYDFLSGKYSSPRYDTLLSTTEVGELARDRWLVPRSKRKPEYLMWNREQFLSLLGAEYQSLKGALGV, encoded by the coding sequence ATGGCCAGGACGGTTTCTTTGTTGGAATTTCGTATTCTTTCCGAACTCCATTCTCACTTACAAAAACTGGGTTTTTCCACAGATAAGAATGGGAACCTGATCCCGCCAGGACAGAGCAAGGAAGCCCTGCGGGGTTTGCACTATGCGCAGAGAGAGGAAGTATTAAAAAAACAGAGCGATTTTGTTGCTAGGGCATGGGTTAGGTTGTCTAAATATTTTGCTGACGGGCGCAAGGTCGAACCGGAAAAGATATCGCCTAGCCTAGAACTGGTCGAGGGAGAAGGGTGGCGAAGGGATCTTTTCAAATTAGCTACCCTTTCGTGGAGCGTCCCGGTTTCAAATGGCTACGGGCGCAGGATGCGCTTTCTAGTATGGGATGAGCACAACGGGAAGCTCATGGGGATTATTGCTTTGGGTGACCCAGTATTTAACCTTAAAGCGAGAGATAACCTGATTGGCTGGACCGCTCAGGATAGAAAAGAGCGCCTAGTCAACGTGATGGATGCCTATGTGCTAGGAGCCGTCCCGCCTTACAGTTACATACTTGGCGGTAAATTAGTTGCCTGCCTAGTAAGAACGCGAGAAGTAGTAGAGATTTTCTCGCGCCGTTACAGTGAGCGCTCAGGGATTATTTCAAAGCAGAACAAAAATGCTCAGTTAGTACTGGTCACGACCACTTCAGCACTCGGCAGGTCATCGATCTATAATAGGCTAAAACTTAATAATCAAGTATACTTCGAACCTATCGGGTACACCGAAGGATGGGGCCATTTTCACATTCCAGATAGCATATTCGATTTGATGTGTAAGTATCTGGAAAGCACTGGGGATGACTACGTGAAGAGTTATTCGTTCGGGAAAGGGCCAAACTGGAGGTTCCGTGTTATCCGCAGGTGTATTGAGAAAATAGGGTTTAATAGTGATATCCTCAAACATGGTGTCAAGAGGCAGATATTCGCCTGCAGGGTGGCGGACAATGCCTATGATTTCCTGTCAGGGAAATATAGTTCTCCCCGGTATGATACCCTGCTGTCAACTACAGAAGTTGGCGAGCTTGCAAGGGATAGATGGCTCGTCCCCAGGTCCAAGAGAAAACCTGAATACCTTATGTGGAACCGGGAACAATTTTTAAGCCTCCTGGGAGCAGAGTACCAGTCTCTTAAAGGAGCGTTGGGCGTATGA
- the mutT gene encoding 8-oxo-dGTP diphosphatase MutT, translating to MSISPESDHPTLPTLVTAGVIFNEGMVLITQRKKGDRFEGKWEFPGGKVEPKEKPKDCLIRELKEELGIEVEVIDIFHALTYQYPWGKMQLIAYLARLTPASREPEAIECEDYRWVPIKDLPEYDFVPADLEIVGRLLKLIAIH from the coding sequence ATGAGCATATCACCAGAATCCGACCACCCAACCCTCCCAACCTTAGTAACAGCAGGCGTAATTTTTAACGAGGGTATGGTCCTGATTACCCAGAGGAAAAAAGGCGATCGCTTTGAAGGCAAATGGGAATTCCCCGGGGGTAAAGTAGAGCCAAAGGAAAAACCTAAAGACTGCCTGATCCGCGAGCTTAAAGAAGAGCTGGGGATAGAAGTAGAGGTAATAGATATTTTTCACGCCCTCACTTATCAGTATCCCTGGGGTAAAATGCAGCTTATAGCCTATTTGGCCAGGCTGACCCCTGCCTCTAGAGAACCGGAAGCCATAGAATGCGAGGACTACCGCTGGGTGCCAATCAAAGATTTACCGGAGTATGACTTTGTCCCGGCGGATTTAGAGATAGTGGGCAGGCTGTTAAAACTGATTGCCATACACTAA
- a CDS encoding DUF4268 domain-containing protein: protein MAELGTLTEVDLRQVWTKEAKEFTPWLKDNIDQLNQVLGLDIEITEREGAVGPFAVDLVGKDLSSGHTVIIENQLEPTDHTHLGQLLTYTAGREAKIVIWISPQFREEHRQALDWLNENTGEDQAFFGIEIKLVRIDNSRPAPLFRLVSQPNEWQKSVASSRATSPRGEAYQTFWTAFLEKIKKQAPGLTNAKKGLPQNWFNISAGRSGFAYSASFKSKKRFGIELYIDTGDKDKNEQFFDLLYAQKDDIERELGMTLSWERLENARACRIAIIRDGNIDADEEELKELQDWAITNLIKFRDVFGKRIKVL, encoded by the coding sequence ATGGCGGAACTCGGCACCCTTACTGAAGTGGATCTTCGCCAGGTTTGGACTAAGGAAGCAAAGGAATTCACCCCCTGGCTAAAAGATAATATCGACCAACTAAATCAAGTGCTGGGGCTCGATATCGAAATAACGGAGCGCGAAGGCGCGGTAGGACCCTTTGCCGTCGACCTGGTAGGAAAGGACCTGAGTTCAGGGCACACGGTAATTATCGAAAACCAGCTCGAACCCACCGATCACACCCATTTAGGCCAATTGCTTACCTACACTGCCGGCCGTGAGGCCAAGATAGTAATATGGATATCACCACAGTTTCGCGAAGAACACCGCCAGGCCCTGGACTGGTTAAACGAAAACACTGGTGAAGATCAGGCCTTTTTTGGCATAGAGATAAAGCTGGTACGTATAGACAATTCCCGACCCGCTCCCCTGTTCAGGTTAGTATCCCAGCCTAACGAATGGCAAAAAAGCGTCGCCAGTTCCAGAGCCACCAGCCCCAGGGGCGAAGCCTACCAGACCTTTTGGACAGCCTTCTTGGAAAAAATAAAAAAACAGGCGCCGGGTTTGACTAACGCCAAAAAAGGACTACCCCAGAACTGGTTCAATATTAGCGCCGGGAGGAGCGGCTTCGCGTATTCGGCATCTTTTAAGTCAAAGAAACGGTTTGGCATAGAGCTATATATAGACACTGGCGATAAAGATAAAAACGAGCAATTTTTTGACCTGCTTTATGCCCAGAAGGATGATATCGAAAGGGAATTAGGTATGACCTTGAGCTGGGAAAGGTTAGAAAATGCCCGGGCCTGCAGGATTGCAATTATACGGGATGGGAACATTGATGCCGACGAAGAAGAATTAAAAGAACTTCAAGATTGGGCCATAACAAACCTGATTAAATTTAGAGATGTATTTGGTAAACGGATTAAAGTGCTTTAA
- a CDS encoding ATP-binding protein, producing the protein MLFASSQIMGTFKGFTEKGMEFNAEIVAPYDASMLDRPQLGQFVLIELATEEEAALGRITRLVPTGILVSPQGEDYFNTLQQRGHSIPEDLMVHRLKYRVQLKLLGAVRIENNNIIYVPSMRRLPHLGAKVAYPSESVLRRICQLSGGKTELGDYVLGEFVYCGAGKTHKDPAFRSLDPKLPVTFNVRNLVSRRTVVFARAGYGKSNLIKYLISELYKEEPMTKAGLKVGTLIFDADGEYFWPDTVDGRPGLCDVPHLKDKIIVYTSRKPPNSYYGSWKVGGIKLDIRQLKPRDVLGIALPSEKQENQNVLKLKGLNEIEWARMVDLIYKSGLKAPDNEIAGILGYDSSGASNIAEVAAARSNMYNVVRTLHDPNSKLLEGIKKGLKEGMIVVVDISLLSSAVGKMLTGLILGDIFSHNQENFTGGNPIIPTIAIIEEAQSVLGKYLDESSPFVEWVKEGRKYDLGAILITQQPGSIAPEILSQADNWFSFHLLSEGDAGTLGKYNSHFSDDILAHLVAEPIRGNCYMWSAPNQPFVLPVRVRDFEELYRAYVKPDASEGGIITKAGILAEELDADFKKMKDELKERLDNPQRYNIKYVKAEKLKGKKGIYKGQLFFIIKEIKDKFPGNAYAFVPEDRLMELLLNGLYGEGNVLFKRATVEGMEKEYFWIPA; encoded by the coding sequence GTGTTATTCGCCAGCTCGCAGATAATGGGGACGTTCAAGGGGTTCACCGAGAAAGGGATGGAGTTCAATGCAGAGATAGTGGCTCCTTACGATGCCAGCATGCTTGACCGCCCGCAACTGGGCCAGTTTGTCCTTATAGAGCTGGCTACGGAAGAGGAAGCGGCTTTAGGAAGGATTACCCGCCTGGTACCTACTGGAATCCTGGTGTCCCCGCAGGGTGAGGACTATTTCAATACCCTCCAGCAGAGAGGGCACAGTATACCCGAAGACCTTATGGTACATCGCTTGAAGTACCGCGTGCAGTTGAAGCTCCTGGGAGCAGTAAGGATTGAAAATAACAACATAATATATGTACCGTCCATGCGTAGACTTCCGCACCTTGGAGCCAAGGTAGCGTACCCCAGCGAATCAGTATTGAGGAGAATATGCCAGCTGAGTGGCGGAAAAACAGAACTTGGCGACTATGTTTTGGGAGAATTTGTCTACTGCGGGGCCGGAAAAACTCACAAGGATCCAGCGTTCAGGTCTCTCGACCCGAAGCTTCCGGTAACATTCAATGTCCGAAATCTTGTTTCTAGGCGGACGGTGGTATTTGCGCGGGCGGGCTATGGCAAGTCCAACCTGATAAAATACTTAATTTCTGAGCTTTACAAGGAAGAACCCATGACCAAAGCCGGGTTAAAAGTAGGAACTTTGATATTTGATGCTGACGGTGAATATTTTTGGCCGGACACTGTAGACGGCAGACCGGGTCTTTGCGATGTCCCCCACCTTAAAGATAAGATAATCGTATATACCAGCAGGAAGCCCCCGAATTCTTATTATGGTAGCTGGAAGGTAGGGGGAATAAAGCTTGATATTAGACAGCTGAAACCCCGTGATGTGCTTGGAATAGCCCTACCCTCAGAAAAACAGGAAAACCAGAATGTTCTCAAACTGAAAGGTTTGAATGAAATAGAATGGGCGAGAATGGTTGATTTAATATATAAAAGTGGATTGAAGGCTCCTGACAATGAAATAGCAGGGATTTTAGGGTATGATTCCTCGGGTGCAAGCAATATAGCGGAAGTAGCAGCTGCCCGCAGTAATATGTATAACGTGGTACGCACCTTGCACGATCCCAACAGCAAGCTTCTGGAAGGCATAAAGAAAGGCCTGAAGGAAGGAATGATAGTTGTTGTTGATATCAGTCTCTTAAGCTCAGCAGTGGGCAAGATGCTTACGGGATTAATTCTAGGAGATATCTTTTCGCATAATCAGGAAAACTTTACAGGTGGAAATCCCATAATCCCAACCATAGCTATCATTGAAGAAGCCCAGAGTGTGCTGGGGAAATATCTTGATGAGAGCAGCCCCTTTGTCGAGTGGGTTAAGGAGGGCCGCAAATACGATTTAGGAGCAATACTCATTACCCAGCAACCTGGCTCAATTGCCCCTGAGATACTAAGCCAGGCCGACAACTGGTTCAGCTTTCACCTGCTTTCTGAAGGAGATGCGGGCACGTTAGGAAAGTACAACTCCCATTTTTCCGATGACATCCTGGCACATTTGGTAGCCGAGCCTATACGAGGTAACTGTTATATGTGGAGTGCTCCTAACCAACCTTTTGTTCTACCAGTGCGGGTAAGGGATTTTGAAGAATTATACAGGGCCTATGTCAAGCCAGATGCCAGTGAAGGTGGTATTATCACCAAAGCAGGGATATTGGCGGAAGAACTGGATGCAGATTTCAAAAAAATGAAAGACGAACTAAAGGAAAGGCTTGATAATCCCCAGCGATACAATATCAAATATGTTAAGGCGGAAAAACTCAAAGGTAAAAAAGGTATCTACAAAGGACAGCTTTTCTTCATTATTAAAGAGATAAAAGATAAGTTCCCTGGCAATGCATATGCATTTGTTCCCGAAGATCGGCTGATGGAATTGCTTTTAAATGGATTGTACGGTGAGGGAAATGTCTTATTCAAGAGGGCAACAGTAGAAGGTATGGAAAAGGAATACTTCTGGATACCCGCGTAA
- a CDS encoding PaaI family thioesterase has protein sequence MGGDFAWPAGEIDAEKWQAIVQPDNPFAKLLGIEVVEVGPGRSLVRLKVLPKHLNSWHTLHGGVYAALADRAMGIAVRSTGKEAVTLNLQVGYLKPIEAGQVVECRGMIIHNGERIVVTEARLTSAGQTIATAGGIFYVK, from the coding sequence ATGGGAGGGGATTTTGCTTGGCCGGCGGGCGAAATTGATGCAGAAAAATGGCAGGCCATCGTTCAACCGGACAATCCCTTTGCCAAGTTACTGGGAATAGAAGTAGTCGAAGTAGGGCCGGGGCGCAGCTTGGTGCGCCTGAAAGTGCTTCCTAAACATCTCAACTCCTGGCACACCCTCCACGGTGGCGTTTATGCCGCTCTGGCCGACCGGGCCATGGGAATTGCCGTGCGCTCTACCGGTAAGGAGGCTGTAACCTTGAACCTCCAGGTTGGTTATTTAAAGCCGATTGAAGCCGGTCAGGTGGTGGAGTGCCGGGGAATGATAATCCACAACGGCGAGCGGATAGTAGTAACAGAGGCAAGATTGACTTCTGCCGGCCAAACGATAGCAACAGCGGGGGGAATATTTTATGTGAAATAA
- a CDS encoding site-specific DNA-methyltransferase, whose translation MDPQLQWSGKAERTSFEVDTVSLHVHERIDPMTIIRHVCKDTYQKEEYHQISLFEKPENVLPLREAIDFYKHDQNWSNRLIAGDSLLVMNSLLEKEGMAGKVQMIYIDPPYGVKYSSNFQPFINKRDVKDGKDEDLTSEPEMIRAFRDTWELGIHSYLTYLRDRLLLAKELLTESGSCFVQIGDENVHLVRCLMDEVFGRGNYCTTIIFRKSGSQTSSTVPTICDFILWYAKDITKIKFNPLFIPKRIGLDETEFRQILLPDGSYRTLKKEELLGILPLPEGAKVFKSTDLHSRSGSISTTQPFEYNGKKWLPRPNAGWRTNLEGLKLLAKAGRLLPTKNSLRYIHFFDDFPYSTLSNIWQDLMGESEIVFVVQTNKKVIERCLLMTTDPGDLVFDPTCGSGTTAYVAEQWGRRWITCDTSRVAIALAKQRLMTAVFDYYELAHSEEGVSGGFKYKTVPHITLKSIANNEPPAEEILYDQPYIDRKKKRITGPFTVEAVPAPVVKSLEDVEREAGIVDASISRSGETLRQAEWRAELLKTGIRGKGGQCIEFARLEPLPGTRWLHADGETKEDEPKRVVVSFGPEYAPLEQRQVELAIEEAQRLVPRPKLIVFAAFQFDPEAAKDIDELNWPGVTLLKVQMNADLLTADLKKKRASNQSFWLIGQPDISIRKTKGKYIVEVHGFDYYNPKTGQIESGDTSKIAMWMLDTDYDGRSLYPKQVFFPMAGEKDGWNKLAKNLKAQIDEDLIEQYHGTVSLPFTPGKHRRVAVKIIDDRGIESLKVLEVK comes from the coding sequence ATGGATCCCCAATTACAATGGAGTGGTAAAGCAGAAAGAACAAGTTTCGAGGTAGATACCGTCTCCCTTCATGTTCACGAACGAATTGACCCTATGACTATTATTCGCCATGTTTGTAAGGATACCTATCAAAAAGAAGAATATCATCAGATTAGCTTATTTGAAAAACCGGAGAATGTTTTACCTTTACGAGAGGCGATAGACTTTTATAAACACGACCAGAACTGGAGCAACCGTCTCATTGCCGGCGATTCTCTTTTAGTAATGAATTCCCTATTAGAAAAAGAAGGCATGGCCGGCAAGGTGCAGATGATATATATTGACCCGCCCTATGGGGTCAAGTATAGTTCTAATTTCCAGCCTTTTATTAATAAACGGGATGTAAAAGACGGAAAAGACGAGGATTTAACGTCCGAACCAGAAATGATCCGTGCTTTCCGCGATACCTGGGAATTAGGCATCCATTCTTACCTGACTTACTTACGCGACCGATTACTATTAGCCAAAGAATTACTAACAGAGAGCGGGAGCTGCTTTGTGCAGATTGGTGACGAGAATGTGCATTTGGTTCGGTGTTTAATGGATGAGGTGTTTGGAAGAGGGAATTATTGCACAACTATTATTTTTAGGAAATCTGGAAGCCAGACGAGTTCAACTGTACCTACAATTTGTGATTTTATCTTATGGTATGCTAAAGATATTACTAAAATAAAATTCAATCCGCTTTTTATTCCTAAAAGAATTGGCTTGGATGAAACAGAGTTTAGGCAAATTTTACTACCTGATGGTAGCTATCGAACTTTAAAGAAGGAAGAATTGCTTGGAATTTTACCTTTACCAGAAGGTGCCAAGGTTTTTAAAAGTACAGACCTTCATTCTCGCAGCGGTTCAATTAGTACAACTCAACCATTTGAGTATAATGGCAAAAAATGGTTGCCACGACCAAATGCGGGTTGGAGGACAAATTTAGAAGGATTAAAGTTGTTGGCTAAGGCTGGAAGATTACTTCCTACAAAAAATTCTTTGCGCTATATTCATTTTTTTGATGATTTTCCATACTCTACTTTATCTAATATATGGCAGGATCTTATGGGGGAATCCGAAATAGTCTTTGTAGTTCAAACAAACAAAAAGGTTATAGAACGCTGCCTCCTCATGACAACCGATCCAGGCGACTTGGTATTTGACCCTACCTGCGGTAGCGGTACTACTGCTTATGTCGCTGAGCAATGGGGCAGGCGCTGGATCACCTGTGACACTTCTCGGGTAGCTATTGCCCTGGCCAAACAGCGCCTGATGACTGCCGTTTTTGACTACTATGAGCTGGCTCACTCGGAAGAGGGAGTGAGCGGCGGGTTTAAGTACAAGACCGTCCCCCATATCACCTTGAAATCAATCGCCAATAACGAACCCCCGGCTGAGGAGATTCTTTATGACCAACCTTACATAGACCGTAAGAAGAAACGGATCACCGGCCCCTTTACTGTCGAGGCGGTGCCGGCGCCTGTGGTTAAATCCCTGGAAGATGTCGAACGCGAAGCAGGGATCGTCGACGCCTCCATTTCTCGTTCTGGCGAGACCCTGCGGCAGGCAGAATGGCGGGCTGAGCTTTTAAAAACAGGTATCCGTGGTAAAGGAGGTCAGTGTATTGAATTTGCCAGGCTCGAACCCCTGCCAGGCACTAGGTGGCTTCATGCCGACGGGGAAACTAAAGAAGATGAACCCAAACGGGTAGTGGTGTCTTTTGGCCCTGAATACGCGCCCCTGGAACAGCGCCAGGTGGAGCTGGCTATCGAAGAAGCACAGAGGCTGGTACCCAGGCCGAAATTAATTGTATTTGCAGCCTTCCAGTTTGACCCCGAAGCAGCCAAAGATATTGACGAATTAAACTGGCCTGGAGTTACGCTCCTTAAAGTACAGATGAATGCCGATCTTTTGACAGCAGATTTAAAAAAGAAACGCGCAAGCAATCAGTCATTCTGGTTAATTGGCCAACCAGATATTTCAATACGTAAAACAAAAGGAAAATATATTGTAGAAGTTCACGGATTCGACTATTACAATCCTAAAACTGGACAAATTGAATCCGGTGACACCTCAAAAATTGCTATGTGGATGCTTGATACTGACTATGATGGGAGAAGCCTCTATCCTAAACAAGTATTTTTTCCAATGGCTGGCGAAAAGGATGGTTGGAATAAGTTGGCCAAGAACTTGAAGGCCCAGATTGATGAAGATTTAATTGAACAGTACCACGGTACTGTGTCCCTTCCTTTTACTCCAGGAAAACACCGGCGGGTAGCAGTCAAGATCATCGATGACCGGGGCATTGAATCCTTAAAGGTCCTGGAGGTGAAATAA
- a CDS encoding ISL3 family transposase, producing the protein MNKNSTITLKGQENFDKILQSILGERQERKDIVLRVTLEPPALCPACNKGKLHKHGILKKNRKPQERKIRHAFLYGRWIFLSWVPVRYKCYHCHKTFTLRPPDTIPWARFTKLGVQTVVYYAQRMSFTYAARILHLTPNRVIRLLDKYIQSGLPADDTQEPIVLTLDELSFSGNDFVCVVGRLEPDKRPLTILGDDRKATIKAYLEGLKKAGVKVEAVVIDMKDAWRKLIKTIFPSARIIVDPFHVIQDANRRLNEARKIEQEASKENIPRLPLLKAKEKLTSRQQQQLEEIKNKYPSLYELYQLKEDLRQIIKMDRVEEAEIALSRWLINAECAENVEGRVWARTIKSWRSEILNLVRYTQQGRRYTNGYIEGKNTLSKMLKRLSFGFRNRNHFIKKIFLGCCPQNLIPQLLT; encoded by the coding sequence ATGAATAAGAATAGCACGATCACCCTCAAGGGACAAGAGAATTTTGATAAAATACTCCAGTCCATTTTAGGAGAACGGCAGGAACGTAAAGATATTGTGTTAAGGGTGACGCTAGAGCCGCCAGCATTATGCCCTGCATGTAACAAAGGCAAATTACATAAGCACGGCATTTTAAAGAAGAACCGGAAGCCCCAAGAAAGGAAAATTCGTCACGCTTTTTTATACGGGAGATGGATTTTTTTATCCTGGGTTCCTGTACGGTATAAGTGTTACCATTGTCATAAGACTTTTACCCTTCGTCCTCCGGATACCATCCCCTGGGCCAGATTTACAAAACTAGGAGTGCAGACAGTAGTGTATTATGCCCAGAGGATGAGCTTTACCTATGCAGCCCGAATATTACACCTTACTCCTAATAGGGTTATAAGATTACTAGACAAGTATATCCAGTCCGGTCTTCCAGCAGATGATACTCAAGAGCCCATAGTCTTAACCTTAGATGAGCTGTCCTTTAGCGGGAATGATTTTGTATGCGTAGTAGGGCGCTTGGAACCGGATAAGAGGCCTTTGACGATTTTGGGTGATGACAGGAAAGCAACTATAAAGGCTTACCTGGAGGGCCTCAAAAAAGCCGGGGTTAAAGTAGAAGCAGTAGTAATTGATATGAAAGACGCTTGGCGCAAGTTAATAAAAACAATCTTTCCTTCAGCCAGGATAATAGTAGACCCTTTCCATGTAATCCAGGACGCTAACCGTCGCTTAAATGAAGCACGCAAGATAGAGCAAGAAGCAAGCAAGGAGAATATACCCCGACTGCCCTTGCTTAAGGCCAAGGAAAAACTTACTTCCAGACAACAACAGCAGCTAGAAGAAATTAAGAATAAATACCCGTCCCTCTATGAACTATACCAGCTAAAAGAAGATTTAAGACAAATCATAAAGATGGACCGGGTTGAAGAGGCAGAAATTGCCTTAAGCCGTTGGCTTATAAATGCAGAATGCGCTGAAAATGTAGAGGGACGGGTATGGGCTCGTACTATTAAGTCCTGGAGGTCAGAAATATTAAACCTGGTTAGATACACCCAGCAAGGCCGCCGGTACACCAATGGTTATATAGAAGGCAAGAATACTTTAAGTAAAATGCTCAAACGCTTAAGTTTTGGTTTTAGGAATCGTAATCATTTCATCAAAAAAATTTTCCTGGGATGTTGCCCCCAAAATTTAATCCCACAACTATTGACATAG